From the genome of Candidatus Bathyarchaeota archaeon:
AATCTTATAGCTCCAAGGGTTGAACTCAACGAGCTGATAAAGGATTACTGTTTCGAGAATGAAATATTATGTGTGGACCTTTTCTCTGCTACAGCAGATCCTAAGACCGGTGAGCTTGACAGAAAGTATTCGAGTGACGGTCTGCATATGAATACGGCTGGTTACGTGAAGATGGCTGAGACCATATTCGACCAAGCCTTCGCCAAACTCATACCTATCTGGACTATGGGCTGAGAGCCTAAGGGAAGCTTTCTATAAAGAGTTGCATGTGAGGACCTTGAAACCGGTTAAGGATGATGAAGTGACTGTTGGAAGCCTCAAGAATGCTGTTGCAAGATTCATACGTGAACGAGGATGGGAGAGGTTCCATAACCCAAAGAATCTGGCTGAATCCATATGCATCGAATCTTCAGAGTTGCTTGAGAATTTCCAGTGGGTTACGACAGATGAATCTGAGACTTACAATGAAGACAGTGGGAGGTTAAGCGTTGTATCAAGTGAGCTGGCTGACGTGATAATATACTGTCTTGCATTTGCCAATGTTTTGAACATTGATGTTGCATACTCTGTAACCTCGAAGCTCAGGGAGTGTGAGAGGAGATATCCTAAATCGGATTTCTACGGTAGGCCACCGAACCTTTCCAAAATCAGAAAAGCCTAAACATGTTTATGAATAATATAGAAGTGAGAAAGTTTGGTTAGACTCAGTTTTCCAGATACGTGCCCAGGCATAGTCAAGCTTGTGAGGCCGACTCCAGAATATATAACCTGCCCTAAATGTAAGAGAACATTAGAGATTTGGAGCGATGAGAAGGAGACTGTCTGTGACGGTTGCGGAGCCAAGGTTTCGAGGGAGATGGGAACTTTGTGCCTGGAGTACTGTGATTATGCTGATAAATGTAGGGAGTTAATGAGGCAGAGGACTGCCAGAAGCCCTTGAGGAGCTACTTCGCCAATCTATCTTTTTTAGGTTTGACCTCTCTGTCGACCTTGACTCTATGTATTCCTATCCAATATTTCCTGCCTTCTATTATCCACTCCTTCTCCAGGTCGACTTTGAATCTGCGGGTTCTCTTGCTTATGAAGACAAGCTTCTTAGCTCTGACCTCTTCACGTATATAATCCCTATTCTTGTCTAGGGATCTACTCTCCTCTCTGCTTGGGGTTTGGATGTATGTGTGGATGTATGCCTCTACAGGCAGATCTAGTTGTCTCCTCATCTCTTGGATGCGTCTGACAACATCCCTTACCAAACCTTCTATCCGCAATTGTTTAGGCATTGTTAGGTCGATGTAAACTCTTCCTCTGCTGAAGGTTCCTGATACTAGGTTCTCCGGCATCTCCTCCTTGAACGTGACCATTTCAGGTTTTATCTGGAAGGTTTTTCCTCCAACCTCCAATGTTAGGCTTCCTCTCTCTTTTAGAGTAGCAAGTGCACGTCTGCCGTCGAGTCTCTTCAATTCCTCAGCTACAAGATTTGTGTCCCCCCTGAATACTGGACCTAAGACTTTGTAGTTGGGGTTGACCGTTAATCTTTTGAGCTTCTCCTCCTCTTCGAGGTTGACATACTCGATCTTCCTAGTGTTCGCTTGGGATTGAATCACCTTATCTAAGCCGCTTAGGGCCCTCTCAACGGTTGGGTCACCTGTTACTATTACGATTCTTGATATTGGCTGTCTCAGCTTAACTTTCGCAGTTTGTCTTGCACTCAAGACTGCGCCGACGACTTCTCTAGCCAAATCCATGCTCTCTTCAAGCTGGACATCTACATGTTCGATTTTTGGTTCAGGGTATTCGCACATATGTATGCTCTCAGCCGATGTAGGCTCGGCCGGCCTCACCATTTCCTGATACAGTTTCTCAGTGATGAAGGGTATGAACGGTGCGCTCAAGAGTACCCATGTCTTGAGGGCATGGTATAGTGTTGAGTAGGCTGCCATCTTGTCTGGACTCTCCTTCTCCTGCCAGAATCGGCGTCTTACAAGTTTTATGTACCATCGACTCAGGTTCTCAACAGCGTACTGGCCGAGGAGCCTTGCAACTCTGTGTAGATTCAGGTTCTCCATCTCTCTCCTGACGATAAGTTTCAGACTCTCAGTCTTGGAGATCAGCCACCTGTCTTCTGGCCTCAGCTTCCCCTTACCTATAGGCCAATCTACAGGTTTGAACTTGTCCAGGTTCATATAGGTACTCGCGAACGTGTAGACATTCCATATTACTTTGAGCTCCTTGAGGGTCTCCTCTACTGTTGGTGTTGAGAAGTTGAAGTCTTCCCAGATTGTTCTTTGCAGCTCGTAGAGTCTCAGGGCGTCTCTACCGTATCTATCGGTTATTTCTTGGGGTGAGATGAAGTTGCCTTGGGACTTACTCATCTTCTGACCTTCAGAGTCTAATGTGTGGCTGTGCATCAGGACGGCTCTGTAAGGTGCCTTATCGAAAGCTATGATGCTTGCGCCGAGCTGTGAGTAAAACCATCCTCTCGTCTGGTCATGTGCCTCTATGATCAGGTCTGCTGGCCACCATCTTCTGAATTCCTTGTCATCTTTTGGGTATCTGAGGGAGGCCCAGGAGGCTGCTCCGGAATCCATCCATACGTCTATTATGTCTGGGACACGTTCCATCTCCCCACCACATTCACATCTGATTTTTATGGAGTCCACATCCTGTCTGTGGAGCTCAATGTCTCCGGTGATGTTTATGGCTTTGGCCTTCAACTCTTCCATTGAACCTATGACGGTTCTCTTTTCACATTCTTTGCATATCCATATTGGGAGGGGGGTTCCCCAATATCTTTGGCGTGATATCACCCAGTCTCTGGCTCCGAGCAGCCAGTCTCTGAACCTTCTGCTCCCAGCCCATTCCGGAACCCACCTCACCTTCTCATTCTCCTCGAATAGCCTGCTCTTCAATTCTGTTATCTTTATGAACCATTGTTCGGTGGCTCTCAGTATCAATGGTGTCTTGCATCTCCAGCAGTGTGGGTATGGATGCTCGATGATTGTAGATTTGAAGAGTAGACTCTTTCTCCTTAGGTCTTCAACTATCTCTTGGTTTGCGTCGAAAACATATTTCCCAGCATACTTTCCAGCTTCATATGTGAATCTTCCAGTCTGATCTACTGGGTTCAATGTTGGTAACGAATATTTCTGGCCGACTTCGAAGTCTTCTTCACCGTGGCCTGGTGCGCAGTGGACGCATCCAGTTCCCTCATCCATCGAGACATGTTCCCTGCTCAGAACTATTCTATGGGCGTCCTTAACTTCAGGTTCAGTCTGGATCTTGACTTCGTCTGAGAGTGGGGATTTATATTTTAAGCCTTCAAGATTCTCGCCTTTGACGGTCTCTATGACTTTGGATGGTAGGTCGCCGATGACAGCCTGCCTTCTCGCCTCGGCAATAATATATATCTCTCTATCGACCTCGACTCTGGAGTAGTTGAAGTCCGGATTCACCATGACGGCTACGTTTGCTGGGAGGGTCCAAGGTGTCGTCGTCCATATCAGAACATATTCGTTCTCTCTGTCTTCTAATGGAAACTTGACGTATATTGATTGGTCCCTGATCATCCTATATTCATCTGTGACCTCATATCCTGCCAGGGCTGTCTCACATCTTGGGCACCAGTGGACCACCTTCAACCCTTTCTGGAGGAGGCCCCTCTCATCAGCCCTCTTCACCGCCCACCATACAGACTCTATATACTCGTTGGTGTATGTGAGGTAAGGGTTCTCCCAGTCCATCCATACTCCTAAATCTTTGAAGATCCTTGTTTGAATATGCAGATTCTCCTCAGCATACTTTTTGCAGTGTTCGATGAACTTCTTGATGGTTATAGACTCCTCTATCTCTCTCTTACTCTTTATCTTGAGGTCCTCCTCAACCTTAACCTCTATCGGTAGTCCATGGCAATCGTATCCAGGCTGGTCTCTAACATCGTATCCACGCATCCTGAAGTATCTTATCACCGTGTCCTTCAGTATCTT
Proteins encoded in this window:
- a CDS encoding isoleucine--tRNA ligase; amino-acid sequence: MPQKYSPKELEEEILDWWSRNHTYMKVKEQLRCRTKFYFLDGPPYVTNPPHVGTAWNKILKDTVIRYFRMRGYDVRDQPGYDCHGLPIEVKVEEDLKIKSKREIEESITIKKFIEHCKKYAEENLHIQTRIFKDLGVWMDWENPYLTYTNEYIESVWWAVKRADERGLLQKGLKVVHWCPRCETALAGYEVTDEYRMIRDQSIYVKFPLEDRENEYVLIWTTTPWTLPANVAVMVNPDFNYSRVEVDREIYIIAEARRQAVIGDLPSKVIETVKGENLEGLKYKSPLSDEVKIQTEPEVKDAHRIVLSREHVSMDEGTGCVHCAPGHGEEDFEVGQKYSLPTLNPVDQTGRFTYEAGKYAGKYVFDANQEIVEDLRRKSLLFKSTIIEHPYPHCWRCKTPLILRATEQWFIKITELKSRLFEENEKVRWVPEWAGSRRFRDWLLGARDWVISRQRYWGTPLPIWICKECEKRTVIGSMEELKAKAINITGDIELHRQDVDSIKIRCECGGEMERVPDIIDVWMDSGAASWASLRYPKDDKEFRRWWPADLIIEAHDQTRGWFYSQLGASIIAFDKAPYRAVLMHSHTLDSEGQKMSKSQGNFISPQEITDRYGRDALRLYELQRTIWEDFNFSTPTVEETLKELKVIWNVYTFASTYMNLDKFKPVDWPIGKGKLRPEDRWLISKTESLKLIVRREMENLNLHRVARLLGQYAVENLSRWYIKLVRRRFWQEKESPDKMAAYSTLYHALKTWVLLSAPFIPFITEKLYQEMVRPAEPTSAESIHMCEYPEPKIEHVDVQLEESMDLAREVVGAVLSARQTAKVKLRQPISRIVIVTGDPTVERALSGLDKVIQSQANTRKIEYVNLEEEEKLKRLTVNPNYKVLGPVFRGDTNLVAEELKRLDGRRALATLKERGSLTLEVGGKTFQIKPEMVTFKEEMPENLVSGTFSRGRVYIDLTMPKQLRIEGLVRDVVRRIQEMRRQLDLPVEAYIHTYIQTPSREESRSLDKNRDYIREEVRAKKLVFISKRTRRFKVDLEKEWIIEGRKYWIGIHRVKVDREVKPKKDRLAK
- a CDS encoding phosphohydrolase; its protein translation is MVRLSFPDTCPGIVKLVRPTPEYITCPKCKRTLEIWSDEKETVCDGCGAKVSREMGTLCLEYCDYADKCRELMRQRTARSP
- a CDS encoding nucleotide pyrophosphohydrolase — translated: MKPVKDDEVTVGSLKNAVARFIRERGWERFHNPKNLAESICIESSELLENFQWVTTDESETYNEDSGRLSVVSSELADVIIYCLAFANVLNIDVAYSVTSKLRECERRYPKSDFYGRPPNLSKIRKA